A single region of the Halopiger xanaduensis SH-6 genome encodes:
- a CDS encoding PH domain-containing protein produces MTAEAMPDAASESPLEWLVFAPDEELRWQAGPRIQTVYPWLALAIIGSLAAVAAIALELLPLVGVVLIPAVVAPAAWQYARVTRTTFAVTTHRIATRSGVLGVSVRAVPLECVQNTQRSQHAVGRLVGYGTVTVEVAGGSDLRFWNVDDPGSIQAGLESAREHGRSADPERSAVADVPGSIEQWEAVLEEVRGWRRTLERSESKSN; encoded by the coding sequence ATGACCGCGGAAGCGATGCCCGACGCGGCTTCGGAAAGCCCCCTCGAGTGGCTCGTGTTCGCGCCGGACGAGGAGCTGCGGTGGCAGGCCGGGCCGCGGATCCAGACAGTCTATCCGTGGCTCGCACTGGCGATCATCGGATCGCTCGCCGCTGTCGCTGCCATTGCGCTCGAGTTGCTGCCGCTAGTCGGGGTGGTCTTGATTCCGGCGGTCGTCGCGCCGGCGGCGTGGCAGTACGCTCGCGTCACGCGTACGACGTTCGCAGTTACGACGCACCGGATCGCGACTCGAAGCGGCGTCCTCGGGGTGTCCGTTCGCGCCGTTCCACTCGAGTGCGTCCAGAACACGCAGCGATCGCAGCACGCGGTCGGCCGACTGGTCGGCTACGGAACCGTGACGGTCGAGGTCGCGGGCGGATCGGACCTTCGTTTCTGGAATGTCGACGATCCAGGGTCAATTCAGGCTGGTCTCGAGTCCGCACGAGAGCACGGCCGCAGTGCCGACCCCGAGCGCTCCGCCGTCGCCGACGTGCCGGGATCGATCGAGCAGTGGGAGGCCGTGCTCGAGGAAGTCCGGGGCTGGCGGCGAACACTCGAGCGATCGGAGTCGAAATCGAACTGA
- a CDS encoding PH domain-containing protein — MATDTTPDSSASATAADLEWLSLDDDEELVWTGGPDRRTLLPAVLVGIPLAIVLVGLLVIAGEYLRVTNTHYVVTNRALYRKTGVLSRDVKRIEHGKVQDISYSQSALGAHFGYGTVEISTAGGSGVEMAFKSVADPRAVQHVISDQRERDHTRRDDRDEHMPDDVLEEILTELRTIRTTLEERDRPRSDHGRQPEHDADPDGITTGSNDRRS; from the coding sequence ATGGCAACCGATACGACGCCCGACTCGAGCGCGTCGGCGACCGCCGCCGACCTCGAGTGGCTGTCGCTCGACGACGACGAAGAACTCGTCTGGACCGGCGGGCCGGACCGACGCACGCTCCTGCCCGCGGTGCTGGTCGGGATCCCGCTCGCGATCGTGCTGGTCGGGCTCCTCGTGATCGCCGGCGAGTACCTCCGCGTGACGAACACGCACTACGTCGTCACGAACCGCGCGCTCTACCGGAAAACCGGCGTCCTCTCGCGAGACGTCAAGCGGATCGAACACGGGAAAGTGCAGGACATCTCCTACTCCCAGTCCGCGCTGGGTGCCCACTTCGGCTATGGAACCGTCGAAATCAGTACCGCAGGCGGCTCCGGCGTCGAAATGGCGTTCAAATCCGTCGCGGATCCCCGAGCGGTCCAGCACGTCATCAGCGACCAGCGCGAGCGCGACCACACTCGCCGGGACGACCGCGACGAACACATGCCTGACGATGTGCTCGAGGAGATTCTCACCGAACTGCGGACGATCCGCACAACGCTCGAGGAGCGAGACCGACCGCGATCGGACCACGGACGGCAACCGGAACACGACGCTGATCCCGACGGGATCACGACGGGATCCAACGACCGGCGATCATGA
- a CDS encoding MaoC family dehydratase: MTGLYYEEFEVGETIEHERRRTISESDNQRFCDMTMNQQPLHLDSEFAADTEFGERVVNGLYTLSLAVGISIPETTDGTIVANLSYDDVEHPNPVFHGDTIRARSTVADKRETSDGERGVVTMHVEAFNQDDDLVCEFDRTVLSLKREHVSAGSE; this comes from the coding sequence ATGACGGGCCTGTACTACGAGGAGTTCGAAGTTGGCGAGACGATCGAGCACGAGCGCCGGCGGACGATCTCCGAGAGCGACAACCAGCGCTTCTGCGACATGACGATGAACCAGCAGCCGCTGCACCTCGACAGCGAGTTCGCCGCCGACACCGAGTTCGGCGAGCGCGTCGTCAACGGCCTCTATACGCTGTCGCTGGCCGTCGGTATCTCGATCCCCGAGACGACCGACGGGACGATCGTCGCGAACCTCTCGTACGACGACGTCGAGCACCCGAACCCGGTCTTCCACGGCGACACGATCCGCGCGCGGTCGACCGTGGCCGACAAGCGCGAGACCAGCGACGGCGAGCGCGGGGTCGTCACGATGCACGTGGAGGCGTTCAATCAGGACGACGACCTCGTCTGCGAGTTCGATCGGACGGTCCTCTCGTTAAAACGGGAACACGTTTCGGCGGGGAGTGAGTAA